The Natronomonas salsuginis genomic sequence TGATCCGCGGCGAGGCTCCTCGCGATCGAGGTCCCGACCTCGCCGGCCCCGACGATAACGGTGCGCATACCCCCACGTCTCGGTGAAGCATGAAGTGAATTACTATCCCGTGAGCCGGACGCGTCGGGCGCTCGTATTTTAACAGTGTGGCGGTCGTACCCGTGTGAGAATGCTCTACGGACGCGTCGCCGATCTCGGTCTCCGAATCGACGATTACGATATCGACCTGCGGAGCCGGGAGACGTCCAGCGGCTTCGAGCGCGTCACGGTCGTCGTCTCGCTCGAGGGGGACGGCGAAACCGGCCGCGGCGAGGACGTGACGTACGATGGCGACGCCAACGTCGCCTTCGCAAACGCGGACGCGTCCCTGTTCTATCCCGACTCTCCAAACGATGTCGCGCCATCCGGCTACAACGACCCGAATCCGAGCCGCGGATTGCCGTCGAGCCAACTCGAAGCCCCCGCGGAACCGTAGGGGCTGTCGTGGGAACAGCGATAGGGACGCGACCGTTCGACCAATAAAAAGAATCCGCCGGCTAGTCGCCGAACATCTGGCGCATCATCGGATGCATCTCCATCAGCTGCTCCTCGGCGATCTCCTCGTAGAGCTTGTAGGTTATGGAGACGGTGAGGAGCAGCCCCGTTCCGGTGACCTGCCCGATCGTGCCGAGCATGTTGGCCATGACGGCGAGAATCCCGACCAGCGCACCGCCGAGGACGGTGACCTGTGGGATGTAGCGTTCGAGCACCTTCTCCGTGACGCCCGGCGACTGCCGGAAGCCGGGGATCTGCATCCCGGAGCGCTGGATCTGTTTGGCGGTCGCGTTCGGACCCATCCCGGTCGTTTCGACCCAGAAGATGGCGAAGATAGCGCCGCCGACGATCATGAACGTCAGGTCGACACCGACACGAACCATGATCTGCCAGGGGGCCGCGGCCGTCTCGCCGAGCCACCACATCCAGTCGTTCGGGGAGTAGATCGGGGCGAGATAGTAGAACAGCCCACCGGTCGGTTCGGCGAAGCCCTGTTCGGTCCCGGCGTAATCGCCGAGCCACGCGGGCATACCGGCCCACTGGGCGTTAAGAATGCGGCCGAGGAACTGCACGTTCGCCTGCAGCGCGCGAACGAGGATCATCGGCAGGACGCTCGCGTAGATGAGTTTCACGGGGAAGCGACCGCGAGCGCCCTTGACGCGGGCGTGGCTGAGCGGGATCTCGACGCGGACGGACTCGGCGTAGACGACGATCCCGAAGATGAGAAGCGTCGTGATCAACGCGAGCAGCTCGCCGGGACCCAAGAACAGATCGAAAAGCCCGGTTTGGGTCAGCACGGGCCCCATCTCGACATCGCCCGTGAGGATACCGTACCACCGCGGGAAGAAACCGACGTAGCCCGCACCGAGGCCACTCCACGCGATGAAGCCGCCGATAAGCCGCTGGCTCACACCGGCGATGATGAACAACCCGATACCGGAGCCGACGCCCCACTTCGAGATGATCTCGTCCATGTAGAGGATGAGCATGCCGCCGACGAAGATCTGGGCGAACATGATCCAGCCGAGCACCGAGGCCGACACGCCGAGCGATTCGGCGATCGATTGGCTTGGCTGAAGGAAGCCGGCGAACACCATCGGCAGGCCGGTGAGTACCGTCATGACGATGACGAGCATCTTCTGCAGCCCCTGGTACAGTGCCTGATCGCGAGGGTTCTCGTCCGTGTTGAGCCCCAGCAGGTCCGCCCCGCCGAGCAGCTGCAACACGATGGATGCCGTGACGATCGGACCGATACCGACCTGCAGTATCGATCCCTGCGAACCCGCGAGGATCGTTCGGAACTGCCCGAAGATGTCGGAGTTCTGGCCCAGCCCGTAGATCCCGACGTTCGTCAGGAAAAAGTACAGCACGAGCACGCCCGCGGTCCACCCGAGCTTCCGCTTGAACGGGACGTGACCCGTCGGTCGCTCGACGGCGGGCAGCCGCGTGAGTACCGGTTCGGCGGCCTCCTTCCAGCTCATTTACGCTTCCTCGTTATCCTCGTCGGTTGTGTCTTTTTCGGATTCCGCCTCGGCTTCGAGTTCCTCGCCGCGCTCTGTGAGGACGGCCTCGCCGCCGGCCGCGTCGAGCGCCGACGCCGCGCTCTCGGAGAACGCGTCCGCGACGACCTCGAGTTCGTTGTACACCTGTCCCGCACCGAGAACTTTCACGAGGTCGACGTCGTGGCCGTCCTCGACGAGGTCGCGAGCGTCGACGGCGTAGCCGTCGCCGGACTCGTCGGCAACGCCGTCGGCGGCGAGGACCGCGATGTCCTCGTCGATCTCGCGAAGATTGACCGTTTCGACGTCACGTCGGGTCTTTTGGGGCCGTTTGAACCCCGATTTCCCGAGCGGTTCGTAGTTGTGGAACTCGTGTTTGGATCGACCGGCGCGACCGCGGCCACCGCGATGGCCCGCGCCGCGACGGTTCTTGTGCGTCCCGCCACCGTGCGTTCTGGAACCGCGCTGTCGTCGTTTCTTCGAAGTCATTATCGCATCGCCTCCAGGAGCTCGTCGATCTCCTCGGTCGTGTGTTTGCCGAGCTGACCACCCTCCTTGGTCGGGTGTTTGATTCCGTCGTGGCCGCCGCGGGGCGGGTGGAGACGGATCGTCGGGGCGATCCCCTGCTCTCGAAGCGTCGTCTCCTCGGCGACGA encodes the following:
- the secY gene encoding preprotein translocase subunit SecY, with product MSWKEAAEPVLTRLPAVERPTGHVPFKRKLGWTAGVLVLYFFLTNVGIYGLGQNSDIFGQFRTILAGSQGSILQVGIGPIVTASIVLQLLGGADLLGLNTDENPRDQALYQGLQKMLVIVMTVLTGLPMVFAGFLQPSQSIAESLGVSASVLGWIMFAQIFVGGMLILYMDEIISKWGVGSGIGLFIIAGVSQRLIGGFIAWSGLGAGYVGFFPRWYGILTGDVEMGPVLTQTGLFDLFLGPGELLALITTLLIFGIVVYAESVRVEIPLSHARVKGARGRFPVKLIYASVLPMILVRALQANVQFLGRILNAQWAGMPAWLGDYAGTEQGFAEPTGGLFYYLAPIYSPNDWMWWLGETAAAPWQIMVRVGVDLTFMIVGGAIFAIFWVETTGMGPNATAKQIQRSGMQIPGFRQSPGVTEKVLERYIPQVTVLGGALVGILAVMANMLGTIGQVTGTGLLLTVSITYKLYEEIAEEQLMEMHPMMRQMFGD
- a CDS encoding uL15m family ribosomal protein, producing the protein MTSKKRRQRGSRTHGGGTHKNRRGAGHRGGRGRAGRSKHEFHNYEPLGKSGFKRPQKTRRDVETVNLREIDEDIAVLAADGVADESGDGYAVDARDLVEDGHDVDLVKVLGAGQVYNELEVVADAFSESAASALDAAGGEAVLTERGEELEAEAESEKDTTDEDNEEA